The following proteins are encoded in a genomic region of Rattus rattus isolate New Zealand chromosome 2, Rrattus_CSIRO_v1, whole genome shotgun sequence:
- the LOC116894405 gene encoding keratin-associated protein 7-1 has protein sequence MTRFFCCGNYFPGYPCYGTNFHGTYRATPLNCVVPLGSPLNHGCGTIYSSRNFCYGGVSNFQNPGCCYGSSFYRPWGSGSGFGYSTY, from the coding sequence ATGACTCGCTTTTTCTGCTGTGGAAACTACTTCCCAGGGTATCCTTGCTATGGAACCAACTTCCACGGAACCTACAGAGCCACCCCCCTGAACTGTGTCGTGCCTTTGGGCTCCCCCCTGAACCATGGCTGTGGAACCATCTACAGCTCCCGCAACTTCTGCTATGGTGGCGTTAGTAACTTCCAGAATCCAGGCTGTTGCTATGGCAGCAGCTTTTACAGGCCCtggggctctggctctggcttcgGCTACAGCACCTACTGA